From a region of the Helianthus annuus cultivar XRQ/B chromosome 5, HanXRQr2.0-SUNRISE, whole genome shotgun sequence genome:
- the LOC110940114 gene encoding uncharacterized protein LOC110940114, translated as MKFLHSPSSTPRPTYAPAGCIPAVLRRLLCFHTLPTFPLDTHIKENFLNNEFHEVYCDDKLKASPGIVGKLMGLDSMPAEQFKLPKKGNCVIKAPAFVEIENDKFIILSFEGGGKDRGLRLNSSKTRKGLIEKEKARSKLNQEKPICHQSVDKDSEVLNLKKSSDLEGVEKGISRKIIIESDSENSSPVSVLEFSDHQEASYSGKGDSQSKNSNSRRKLRGDIDKNAPSLSSLSSCRNGKEYVGLENKNNFAVGESKEMWEEICKMTEKDVMNSSRVQMERWKGEDFEEIGVCFELQILDQLILELLFTMT; from the exons ATGAAATTCCTCCACTCCCCTTCTTCCACACCCCGTCCCACTTACGCACCCGCCGGCTGCATCCCCGCCGTTCTACGCCGCCTCCTCTGTTTCCACACCCTCCCCACATTCCCTTTGGATACTCACATCAaagaaaactttttaaataacGAGTTTCATGAGGTTTATTGTGATGATAAGCTTAAGGCCAGTCCCGGGATTGTGGGGAAGCTTATGGGGCTCGATTCGATGCCCGCCGAACAATTCAAATTGCCGAAAAAGGGGAATTGTGTTATTAAAGCACCCGCGTTTGTGGAGATTGAAAATGACAAGTTTATTATTCTTAGCTTTGAAGGAGGTGGTAAAGATAGGGGGTTGCGGCTGAATTCGTCGAAAACCCGAAAGGGTTTGATCGAAAAGGAGAAAGCGAGGAGCAAGTTGAATCAAGAAAAGCCGATTTGTCATCAAAGTGTAGACAAGGATAGTGAAGTTTTGAATTTGAAGAAATCGAGTGATCTAGAGGGTGTCGAAAAAGGGATTTCGAGAAAAATAATTATTGAGTCTGATTCTGAAAATTCGAGTCCTGTTTCTGTTCTTGAATTCTCAGATCATCAAGAAGCTTCATATTCAG GAAAAGGCGACTCGCAGTCGAAAAATTCAAATTCTAGGAGAAAACTGAGAGGGGATATTGACAAGAATGCACCATCtctatcatcattatcatcatgcAGAAATGGTAAAGAATATGTTGGATTAGAGAATAAGAATAACTTTGCGGTTGGGGAATCGAAGGAAATGTGGGAAGAAATTTGCAAAATGACCGAAAAAGATGTGATGAATTCAAGTAGGGTGCAAATGGAAAGATGGAAAGGTGAAGACTTTGAAGAGATTGGAGTGTGTTTTGAATTGCAAATTCTTGACCAACTCATACTTGAATTATTATTCACCATGACATGA